From Helicobacter sp. 12S02232-10, the proteins below share one genomic window:
- the rlmB gene encoding 23S rRNA (guanosine(2251)-2'-O)-methyltransferase RlmB yields MVMIVYGKQIVLHLLERHSDLVEEIYLAKEIDTKTFAFIAKNNRRILRTDLKKAQAMARGGNHQGFLAKIIPPLPISLKEIKKYNKVLVLCGITDVGNIGAIFRTAYCLGVEAVVLGLSENFSYEGVIRASVGAMLDIPFCVCKNILDLINEFKNENIYCYGADIMGEDIKNITIQDKWALFLGSEGEGLNKKILSKLDKIVSIRMKGDFNSLNVSVAAGILINRMG; encoded by the coding sequence ATTGTAATGATTGTTTATGGAAAACAAATTGTGTTGCATCTTTTGGAGCGTCATTCGGATTTGGTTGAAGAAATTTATCTTGCCAAAGAGATTGATACAAAAACTTTTGCCTTCATCGCTAAAAATAATCGTCGCATTTTGCGTACAGATCTTAAAAAAGCTCAAGCAATGGCAAGAGGAGGGAATCATCAGGGGTTTTTGGCAAAGATTATCCCGCCTTTACCTATCTCTTTAAAAGAGATCAAAAAATATAATAAGGTTTTAGTGCTTTGCGGGATTACAGATGTTGGAAATATTGGGGCTATTTTCAGAACGGCATATTGTTTGGGTGTGGAGGCAGTCGTATTGGGCTTATCGGAAAATTTTTCTTACGAAGGCGTTATACGTGCAAGTGTTGGGGCTATGCTTGATATTCCATTTTGTGTTTGTAAAAATATTTTGGATCTCATCAATGAGTTTAAAAATGAAAATATTTATTGCTATGGTGCTGATATTATGGGTGAAGATATTAAAAATATCACAATTCAAGATAAATGGGCTTTATTTTTAGGAAGTGAAGGAGAGGGACTCAATAAGAAAATTTTATCAAAACTTGATAAAATAGTCTCAATCAGAATGAAGGGAGATTTCAATTCTCTAAATGTAAGCGTGGCAGCTGGTATTTTAATAAACAGGATGGGTTGA
- the rsmI gene encoding 16S rRNA (cytidine(1402)-2'-O)-methyltransferase, producing the protein MLTLLPTPIGNLADITFRTLQVLAEADILMCEDIRVSKKLISLFKKNPIISEHFCGIFEKKEFISFHSHNEQEFLSNISKDFFNQCNIVFMSDAGMPCVSDPGMSLVAYAIKNKIPYDVLPGASAGISAYCSCGFDTEGFLFAGFLPHKQKDRRERILNLLQGSSRLDQRICVVMYESPHRILNTLEDIALLAPNALLFAIKEMTKIHQKYFIGSSAEVYAQIKGSNISGEWALVLLSDEKAERSLTCAQILQMDIPPKIKAKIVSKLQNEDVKSVYEKILSKGL; encoded by the coding sequence GTGCTGACACTCCTGCCCACACCTATAGGGAATCTGGCTGACATTACTTTCAGAACCTTGCAGGTATTGGCAGAGGCTGATATCTTGATGTGTGAGGATATCAGGGTCAGCAAAAAATTGATTTCTCTTTTTAAAAAAAATCCTATTATTAGCGAGCATTTTTGCGGTATTTTTGAAAAAAAAGAGTTTATATCTTTCCATTCTCACAATGAACAAGAATTTTTAAGTAATATTTCAAAAGATTTTTTCAATCAGTGCAATATTGTTTTTATGAGTGATGCAGGAATGCCTTGTGTTAGTGATCCAGGTATGTCCTTAGTGGCTTATGCGATAAAAAATAAAATCCCTTATGATGTATTGCCAGGAGCAAGTGCAGGAATCAGTGCTTATTGTTCTTGCGGATTTGATACGGAAGGATTTTTGTTTGCCGGATTTTTACCACATAAGCAAAAAGACAGGCGTGAAAGGATTTTAAATCTGTTGCAAGGAAGCAGTCGTTTGGATCAGCGGATTTGTGTTGTAATGTATGAGAGTCCTCACAGGATTTTAAACACTTTAGAAGATATTGCTTTGCTTGCTCCAAATGCTTTGCTTTTTGCAATCAAAGAAATGACAAAAATACATCAAAAGTATTTTATAGGAAGTAGTGCTGAAGTGTATGCCCAGATCAAAGGAAGCAATATAAGCGGGGAATGGGCATTGGTGCTTTTATCAGATGAAAAAGCAGAGCGTTCTTTGACTTGCGCGCAAATACTGCAAATGGATATCCCTCCAAAAATAAAAGCTAAAATTGTCTCAAAACTGCAAAATGAAGATGTTAAAAGTGTTTATGAAAAAATTTTAAGCAAAGGATTGTAA